The DNA segment TACGAGGTTGAGTCACCCCTTCTTCCAGCACATCTACTATAGGGCATGACCTAGGGTTCCGCAGGCAAAACAGGAGAAATTCAAAGGCATACTCTTTCGGCAAAATGATCATGTTAGCTTGTAAATAGTTGTCACACATTCCGGACGTCGTGCCCGTGTATTGGTTTGAACGAAATTTTTCACGTTGCTGTTTCGGTTTCATATATATCGCCTCCATCTACTTTGATCTTCACTGAACCGTACTTCACATGATTATATTTAAAATTTACTTCATTATAAAAGAAGATTGCCATAACTTAAATTACAAACCCTCAATTTTGTGTCTTGAAAGCAGTTTCTTACAATTTGGGAAGAATCGCAGTGAGTTTGGGTAGAATCATTGCAAGTTAAGTAAGAATCCTCGTGATTTTCGGTAGAATCATTGTTATTTTAGTAAGAATAGGAATCCTTTCAGTTTTGGATGGCTCCATTCCCGAATCATACAAGGAGGATGGACACGCATTAGTACTGAAATATTGAAAACACAACCGCGATCCGTTACAATTTAGTTAGATAAAACCTATAATAAAAAGAGACCGAGTGCGCTAACACCCGGTCGAAGCAACTACACGCCGCATGAGCAGCGGCTGACAAAGTAAGATTACTCTAAAAGAAATAGTCACCTCACTTTGCTGAGCAGGTGGCTATTTCTTTTTGTTTAGATAGACGACAATGGTCACAATTAATGTCAATACCGCGGTTAGCACTAAGCTAATTGCGCGATTAGACTGAATGCTTCATATGCCGTCATAAGCCTCCCCCTTTCTTGCGGGGAATCAGCCGCCACCTTGCCTATATAGTTGCTATTACGATTTTATATCAGATTATATAAAAGACTATTAGAGGTTGTTCAAAAAGTCACTATTATCAAAGTGACTACCATCCTTTACTCTTACATCTTTATGCACTTCTAATTTTCACTATAATAAAATTTGAGTTTTAACCTCGAATAACCTGATTACTATCTTTTGTCATCGCCTATTTTATCAGAATCAAATAGGACACTAAAATGAAGGCCAGGGGTATGCTCCCTGGCCTTCACTTCTTATCTTTTTATCGAAATCGTTTGTGATTGATTTACCTTTAATGGAACAGTCAGAGTTCCTTGATCTTGAATTAATTCTTTCTTACGCTCTTCATTCAAATTGGTTTGATAAGCTTCTTTTACTTCGTCTCCAAAATGATAGATAGCTTCAGAAGCTTTATCGGATGAGTTGAATACCCTTAAGACCAAAGAGTCATCCTGTTCAGATTTTTTCAGTGTACTTAGTATAGCGTGTGTACTTTCCTCTTTCAAAAGTTGAAACGATAGAGGTGTTTTAATGCCTGATTCGTTTAATTTCATCGCATTATAAGGAATCTTGTTATACGTATGAACAGGGGTTAGATATTCTTTTGCTGTTCTAGCCACATTTGCTTGCAGCGTACTTCCTTCGTGTGGCAATAAGGCAAAGTCCAGCTTAAGCTTTCCTAACATTTGAGAGTCTGGTGTAGGAAGTTTAATTCCTGAGGGTCTGCCCGGCCGGCGTACCATATCAGCTTTCCCTAGATGGCCAATGCTTCTGAACAATGTTAGTGCAATCGTATCATAAGACTCTCCTACGATTTCATACTCCCTCGTACTGTTTGTCAGAACACTTACCCCGTACTCTTCATTGGATAAGCCAACAAAACTCAACATCGGATAGATCGAATCTGGACGTTCACTCCAGTTTTCCTCTTGCCACACATCCATAGCCGAATCATAGACATCTCTTTTGATATGACCAAACTGGTTATCAGCAATGGAGAAGGACGAGCTAAGTCCTGTTGGAATATACGCACGCAACCGATGATCTTTAGCAAAATTGTCTAATTCACAAGTAATCTCAATAGTTGGTTTATGATTTGAGATGGAAAGCTTAAATTGTACATCCACCTTACTTGTTCGTTTCCCAACCTTTCGTTCCTTGATGTCTTCTGGCACATCCAAGGAGTAGCGAATATCTATGGTTGCCGCGTAGTCGTTTTGTTCAAGGGAAATCTCAGCATCCACATCATCACTGAAAATCAGCTCTTCGTTTTCAAGTGGAGAATAATCATACTCATCTCCATCATCGCCGCCATTTTCTAATAAAAGAACTTGATCAAAGGATTTCTCCAGTTGTTTATCCCAAATATTCAACGTACCATTTTCATTAACTGAAATGGTGTAATAGTCTGTTTCGATAGACTGTTTACGTTGATTGCTATCGCCATGAATATTCTGAGCCTCTTTGATAAAAAAGGTTCGATAGCCCATCGCCGGAAGTGTTGCTTTAAGCTGGATTTTATACTTGATAAACGGTTCATAATTTCCATAATGAACAATCTGTCTATCAATCAAGCCAGGATCGATCTCCTCAGCTTGAAGAATCTCGTAATCTATTGATTCTCCCTCTTCATTTACCAACGAAAAGGCACTGTACTTCGAGATGATCTCCGTCGTTACCACTTCTTCTCGTTCAAAAGGAAGAAAGTTGAACAGGGTTAAGCGATCCATGTCATGGCTCGTTTCCATAGAATCGACAATCTGCCGTTTGTAAAACTCGATCAGCTGGTCTGTTTTTTCCTCCGCTAAAAACAGACGATTTGCTATTTCACGATGAACTTTATCGGAACAACAGCAGCCAATACTGTCATGGGCGTGATTTTTCATAATTTCCTTCCAAATCAACTCGATCAATCCATGGTGATACTCAAAGCCTAAATCGTAAGCCATCGAAGCTAACGGTTCTAGTAGATTGGTAATCTTGTTTTCGACACGAGTATTGGCTGCTTTAATATCCATCCGTGTTGAAAAAATACTGCGGTGAACACGCATATATTTTCCGTCTAAGAATTCACCGTTTAAAGTGGCGAGGTTCGCTTGCTTTTCAATTTCAGCAAAGATATTTTCATATTTACTAAGGAAAAACTCACGATCTGGATAGAGCTGCTTCAGCTTCTCCATAACCTCATAGATATCCTTTTGAATCGGCATTTGATCATGACCATTTGGAAGTAACTGATGATCAGTTGTAGCTCCGCGGTCAAGTACCGGGAAATATTTCTCCATTCGCTGCTGTAAAGCCGTTTCGTCCTGCGGCAAGTATTTGCCAATTGCATAACCAAGTGGCAGCAGTTGCACGAGAACGTTAGATCCATCCTTCGTCTCCCAATGAAATTCTGTTTTATCGGTCCCGTGTCGTTCGGACGTACCACGCCAGAAAATCGTGTACTTAATGTCAAACCCATTAAAAATATGAGGCATTTGTGCCGACTGCCCAAAGGAGTCAGGCAGGTAACCGATCATCATCGGATTACCAAATTCCTTGCTGTCTTTGATCCCGTACAATAAGTTTCTTACGATCGACTCGCCGCCTACCACCATTTCATCGGTTTGCGTATACCATGGACCAATGATGAGTTTCCCTGCTTGCACAAGTTTCTTTACACGTTCCTTAGCTTCAGGTTTAACAGCGAAATAGTCCTCTAGTATTGAGGTCTGTCCATCCAATACATAGTAGGGATAGTCAGGATCAGTTTCTAAACGGTCCATGATTTCTTCCATATTATTAACGAGTAAAATACGTGATTCCTCTGTAGAAAAATACCATTCACGATCCCAATGCATATGGGGGACGATGTGCACCTGCTTCATTCGTAATCCCTTCCCTTACTTCTTTTAGTTCACAGCTGTTTCCATTTGTACGTTTTCCTCAGCTTGTGTCTTTGTTCTAGGTTGCTTTTTTAATTTATTCTTACGTGTAATAATCAGTAGTACCATAGATATAAATGCACCGATTAAAGCAGAACCAAACCAGACGCTTGCAGCGGTTAGTAATGGCGGCCCTTCAAGTAAGGCCAGGGAAAAGATTCCGGCTCCTGGAACATTTAACCCTATTCCAAAGTAAGCCACAATTCCGCCTGTCACTGCTGAACCGGCAACTAATGAAGGAATAACTCGGAGCGGATCATTAATCATGAACGGAATCGCTCCCTCCGTAATTCCGGCTAGACCAAGCAGCCACGTCTGTTTTCCAACTTCTTGTTCAGGCTTCGTGAAATACTTCTTGCCGATAATCGTAGCTCCTGTTACGGCAAAAGCTGAAACCATTTTGACAGAAGCGAAGGCAGCGTATGGCATAATATTACCGCTTGCCATCGCTCCAATACAGAACGTGTAGGCAGCCTTATTGACAGGTCCACCAAGGTCAAAGGAAACCATCGCACCTAGAATCACTCCAAGCAAAATAGCATTTCCCCCTGATAACCCTTCAAGCCAACTGATTAGTCCATTGTTTAGTGCAGCCAGAGGCTCTCCAATAACGAACAGCATAATCGCACCGACAGAAAGCGTCCCCACAACAGGATAGAGCCAGAAACTTACGAAGCCTGCAAATGTGCCGGACGTTTGTACATTTTTCTTCAAAAACTTAATAATATAACCAGCTAGAAAACCACCGAGCATACCGCCTAAAAAGCCACTGCCAATCAAGTTCGCAGCGATACCAGCAGCAAAACCTGGTCCAAGTGCTGGTTTATCGGCAATAGAGTAGGCCATGTAAGCAGACAGTACCGGGACCATGATTGTGCCAAGCATCGTTCCACCTAATTGACGAAGCAGCCAAAGCCAGGAGCCTTCCTCTGCGTAGACATCCTGTAATCCAAACGCTTGAGAAACTAATACAGCAAAGGCTAGCGTCATTCCCCCTGCTACAATAATCGGAATAATATATGAAATACCAGTCATAATTGAGTCTTTTATCTCTGTCTTAAACGGTTTATTCTCAGGCTCGTCGTCCTCTATTGTTTCTTGGACGTCTTCTGCTGCCTTCGGGGATTGATTCGACTTTTCTATCGCTTCTTCAAGAATCCCCTTAGCATTTTTCAAAGGAGCAGCAACCGTTGTCGTAACCCGTGGCAAGCGCGAGAATCTTTCCTGATCCTTCACAGCAACGTCTGCTGCAAAAATCACCGCATCAGCCCGGGCAATTTGGCCTTTCGAATGACGATCCTCGATGCCGTTTGCGCCCTGTTTCTCAACGGAAACTTTTACATTTAATTCATTCCCTGCTCTAACTAGAGCCTCAGCAGCCATGTATGTGTGAGCGATCCCTGCAGGACACGCCGTAACAGCAAGAATTGTTTTATCAACTTGTTTTTCGGTAACCTCTTGCTTCTCATCTTCATGGTCAAGAGCCTCAAAAAATTGTTCACTTGTTTTCGCTTGCATAAGGCTTTCTTTATAAGCTGGATCCGCCAACCTTGTCATGAGCTCAGCAAGCAAATTCAGGTGAGTCGATCCGGCTTCATTTTCCGGGATCGCTAACAGCATAACGAGCTCAACCTTGTTCTCCTCGTCAATACTCTCCCAATCCTCTAAAGGGGTTTCAAGTGTAGCAACCGCAAAGGCTGCTTCCTTTACTGCAGTAGATTTTCCGTGAGGAATGGCTAAACCTCCTTCAAACCCCGTAGGAGATAGAGACTCTCTTTCGAGAACAGCCTGGTAGAAATCCTCTTGGGAGTGAAGTTTGCCATTGTTATTCAGCTGTTCTACCAAATAACGAATCACTTCATCTTTTGTAGAAAAG comes from the Halobacillus shinanisalinarum genome and includes:
- the mngB gene encoding mannosylglycerate hydrolase → MKQVHIVPHMHWDREWYFSTEESRILLVNNMEEIMDRLETDPDYPYYVLDGQTSILEDYFAVKPEAKERVKKLVQAGKLIIGPWYTQTDEMVVGGESIVRNLLYGIKDSKEFGNPMMIGYLPDSFGQSAQMPHIFNGFDIKYTIFWRGTSERHGTDKTEFHWETKDGSNVLVQLLPLGYAIGKYLPQDETALQQRMEKYFPVLDRGATTDHQLLPNGHDQMPIQKDIYEVMEKLKQLYPDREFFLSKYENIFAEIEKQANLATLNGEFLDGKYMRVHRSIFSTRMDIKAANTRVENKITNLLEPLASMAYDLGFEYHHGLIELIWKEIMKNHAHDSIGCCCSDKVHREIANRLFLAEEKTDQLIEFYKRQIVDSMETSHDMDRLTLFNFLPFEREEVVTTEIISKYSAFSLVNEEGESIDYEILQAEEIDPGLIDRQIVHYGNYEPFIKYKIQLKATLPAMGYRTFFIKEAQNIHGDSNQRKQSIETDYYTISVNENGTLNIWDKQLEKSFDQVLLLENGGDDGDEYDYSPLENEELIFSDDVDAEISLEQNDYAATIDIRYSLDVPEDIKERKVGKRTSKVDVQFKLSISNHKPTIEITCELDNFAKDHRLRAYIPTGLSSSFSIADNQFGHIKRDVYDSAMDVWQEENWSERPDSIYPMLSFVGLSNEEYGVSVLTNSTREYEIVGESYDTIALTLFRSIGHLGKADMVRRPGRPSGIKLPTPDSQMLGKLKLDFALLPHEGSTLQANVARTAKEYLTPVHTYNKIPYNAMKLNESGIKTPLSFQLLKEESTHAILSTLKKSEQDDSLVLRVFNSSDKASEAIYHFGDEVKEAYQTNLNEERKKELIQDQGTLTVPLKVNQSQTISIKR
- the mngA gene encoding PTS 2-O-a-mannosyl-D-glycerate transporter subunit IIABC, coding for MRLQSLTSSNLISTNQPFSTKDEVIRYLVEQLNNNGKLHSQEDFYQAVLERESLSPTGFEGGLAIPHGKSTAVKEAAFAVATLETPLEDWESIDEENKVELVMLLAIPENEAGSTHLNLLAELMTRLADPAYKESLMQAKTSEQFFEALDHEDEKQEVTEKQVDKTILAVTACPAGIAHTYMAAEALVRAGNELNVKVSVEKQGANGIEDRHSKGQIARADAVIFAADVAVKDQERFSRLPRVTTTVAAPLKNAKGILEEAIEKSNQSPKAAEDVQETIEDDEPENKPFKTEIKDSIMTGISYIIPIIVAGGMTLAFAVLVSQAFGLQDVYAEEGSWLWLLRQLGGTMLGTIMVPVLSAYMAYSIADKPALGPGFAAGIAANLIGSGFLGGMLGGFLAGYIIKFLKKNVQTSGTFAGFVSFWLYPVVGTLSVGAIMLFVIGEPLAALNNGLISWLEGLSGGNAILLGVILGAMVSFDLGGPVNKAAYTFCIGAMASGNIMPYAAFASVKMVSAFAVTGATIIGKKYFTKPEQEVGKQTWLLGLAGITEGAIPFMINDPLRVIPSLVAGSAVTGGIVAYFGIGLNVPGAGIFSLALLEGPPLLTAASVWFGSALIGAFISMVLLIITRKNKLKKQPRTKTQAEENVQMETAVN